GGATCTTCTTCTTTGTGTTCTTCTTTTTTGTTTTTACCTCCAAAATTGTAAGTGATTCCCAGCTTGAATACTCTCATATCATTGTTGAACGTAAAACGCGTTTGTTGATTAGGATCTTCTAGAATGGATGTTCTAAAACCACCCGTTTTGAATAAATCACTTACCGCAAAGGTGGCGGTAAATTGATCTTGCCAAAATTTCTTACTTACCCCTACATTAACTTCCCCTAGTGAGCGATAGCTAAAGTTAGAGTCGATTCCACCATTTTGATACCAAGCCGTTGCTTCCAAACTGAAATTCGCCGGTAATTTAAAATTGTTGTACGTAAATACACCAATGCTATTTTTGTTTGTATTGATGCGGTTATTATCAAACGTAGTATTGTAAAAATAAACCCCGTGATAATTTTCCCAACCGTTGAATCCTGGAATGGGCAACGATAAAGACGCTTGCCATTCGCTTCTACTTTTTCCGTTGACACTAGTAAAGTAAGCGCTGTTTACGCTTTCATTAAAATAGCTATACAACATCGGGTCTGTAATGCGGCTATATCCTAAAGTCAGATCAATAAAACCTAGAAATTGCTGCGTCAGTTCGATATTATTCGAAAATTCGGGTTGTAAATTGGGATTACCCCAAGTTTTTGTGGTGTTGTTGAGGTAGCGAACCGCAGGATTCAACTTGTCAAATTCAGGTCGTTCTATTCTTCGAGCGTAAGACGCCATGATGGCGTAGTTCTCACTAGGCGTATAGGTAACCTGTACGGTTGGAAATAGAGAAAAATAATCTTGTTTGACTAAGTTTTTATGCTGTAAGGTATCCCCATTGATATGGGTGTATTCTCCACGTAAACCTGCTATAATAGCCCATTTACCCTGTGTTATATCAATAGATCCATAAAAGGCATGTACCCCCGTTTTATATTCAAATTTACTTCGGTTCAGCTGATTGAGGTCTTCACCTTGTGCAAGTAAGGTATGTAAACGCTCATCTGTCTGTAAACTCGCATAATTGCTCTTGATACCAAATTCAACTTTAGCGCTTGATTGCGCTTCGTCCCATAAGGTGTTTTGATAATCTGATTTAAAATTAAACTCTTTGCGATCCGTTGGGTATACATTATGTTGCTTTGTCCTCCAAGGGTTTCCAGGTGCAAAAGGAGCTACTTTTCCTACAATAAAATCTGTGACATCCGATTTGACATATACTAGACCCGCTGAGGTAGTCCAACTTTCTTTTTCTGCCAATTTATGGGTGTATTGTAGATCCGTTTTAAACGTGGTCAATTTACTTTTGCTGTCATTTTTTTGCATGGATTGCTCAGGGGAAGCTTCTGTTGTACCTGTCGTTGTATGAGTTTTAACGGTACTTGGCGTATCATTATAGTCGAAAGATGTTGTTAAGCGCAAGACATGACCTCGTTCAAAGGTTCTCGCGACATCAAACTTAACTAGATGTGACTTGCTGTTCAAAAAGGTACGCTGAGACTGATTCAACCAATCTTGATTCACCGTTGCTACGTCTTTTTTCTCATAGTTCTCTCTCCATCGATCAGGCGCATAACTGTAGGAATACATCAAATTATAGTTCCAATGGTCATTGCCGTATCCGAGGTTCAAGGCGTGATCGGTACTAACTTTATGGCTAATACCCACTGTTGAATTTACAGAACCGTAGAAACCTTGTACTAATTTCTTTTTTGAAATAATATTAATAACACCACCCGTTCCTGAAGCATCAATATTGGCGGGTGGAATATTCATGATTTCAATCGTCTGTAGGGTAGAACCCGGGGTACCTTTGAGGATGGTTTTCAATTGCTCCGTTGTGAGCTGTGTCGGTTGTCCGTCCATGAGTACAGTTACACCTGATTTCCCTTTGATTTTAAGTTCTCCACTTTGACTCATGGTCACACCAGGTAATGATTTCAATACATCATAAGCTGATTGTGTTTGCGCTAAATTACTTTGCTCAATATTTAAGGTTGCTTTACCAGGCGTTACCTTCAATGCTTTTCTATGGCTGGTAATAAGCACTTCATCGAGGATGTTTTCATCACTAGCAAGGGTAATTGCTAGCGGTGTCTGGGCAGCAGCTAAGGAAAGTTGCTGTTCTACTGTCTGATAACCAATAAAGCTCACCAGCAGTTTATAATCTCCCTTGTTCTTGTTTACTGTAAAGCTGAAGCTTCCATTTTCTTCACTCATGGTCACGTATTCCTCTTTGGGATTATCTATCGCTTGTAAGAGTAAAGTAGCCCATCCAACAGGCTGATTTTGGGTGTCTTTTACTGTGCCTTTCAGTTGCGTTTGTGCACAGAGTACCCCGCTCAAGAGTAGGAATACTAAGAGTATCGTTTTTTTCATTTCTGTAAAATTAAAATTGAGAGGTACTGTACTTTTTCTTTTTTGTATAGCTATCCAGTTGAAGTACAGTGCTAAAGTGGTTCGAAGTTAAAGCAAAGGATTAATTTCTGCTATGGTCTGTAAAGCTTTGGTCCGAATAGCCAAGAGCATATCCTCTGTCCGATCGAAGTTGAGCTCATCCAATAGAACCACCTCCAAAATAGCATACTGAGGCATGGCGGTGCGGTGTGCATTCCATTTGCTTTTTTTCAAGGTTTTCCAATACGCTTGTTGCACTTTAGCGTTTTGCCCCATTAACCAAAGTTCGATTTGCATTTTAGCGTGATTGAGTACAATGCCATATCTCAACTTCTTGTCTCTTAGTTCTCGATTAAAAAAAGAAAAATAGCTGTAATCGAGATACCCAGGTGCAATATTCCCTACCTTAAATTCCGCTTTGTGATGAAGAGCAAAATCTGCTTT
The window above is part of the Myroides odoratus DSM 2801 genome. Proteins encoded here:
- a CDS encoding DUF7000 family protein, producing the protein MKSIHTLLQHYQKEIQNKKIAQAYHFLLRFLMQTKADFALHHKAEFKVGNIAPGYLDYSYFSFFNRELRDKKLRYGIVLNHAKMQIELWLMGQNAKVQQAYWKTLKKSKWNAHRTAMPQYAILEVVLLDELNFDRTEDMLLAIRTKALQTIAEINPLL
- a CDS encoding outer membrane beta-barrel family protein, with amino-acid sequence MKKTILLVFLLLSGVLCAQTQLKGTVKDTQNQPVGWATLLLQAIDNPKEEYVTMSEENGSFSFTVNKNKGDYKLLVSFIGYQTVEQQLSLAAAQTPLAITLASDENILDEVLITSHRKALKVTPGKATLNIEQSNLAQTQSAYDVLKSLPGVTMSQSGELKIKGKSGVTVLMDGQPTQLTTEQLKTILKGTPGSTLQTIEIMNIPPANIDASGTGGVINIISKKKLVQGFYGSVNSTVGISHKVSTDHALNLGYGNDHWNYNLMYSYSYAPDRWRENYEKKDVATVNQDWLNQSQRTFLNSKSHLVKFDVARTFERGHVLRLTTSFDYNDTPSTVKTHTTTGTTEASPEQSMQKNDSKSKLTTFKTDLQYTHKLAEKESWTTSAGLVYVKSDVTDFIVGKVAPFAPGNPWRTKQHNVYPTDRKEFNFKSDYQNTLWDEAQSSAKVEFGIKSNYASLQTDERLHTLLAQGEDLNQLNRSKFEYKTGVHAFYGSIDITQGKWAIIAGLRGEYTHINGDTLQHKNLVKQDYFSLFPTVQVTYTPSENYAIMASYARRIERPEFDKLNPAVRYLNNTTKTWGNPNLQPEFSNNIELTQQFLGFIDLTLGYSRITDPMLYSYFNESVNSAYFTSVNGKSRSEWQASLSLPIPGFNGWENYHGVYFYNTTFDNNRINTNKNSIGVFTYNNFKLPANFSLEATAWYQNGGIDSNFSYRSLGEVNVGVSKKFWQDQFTATFAVSDLFKTGGFRTSILEDPNQQTRFTFNNDMRVFKLGITYNFGGKNKKEEHKEEDPTLNKAHPAIKVIK